A genomic window from Sulfurospirillum diekertiae includes:
- a CDS encoding PAS domain-containing protein yields the protein MQKPIPNNKEHSVSADAFLVSKTDTHGKITYCNEPFIKIVGASEQDILGKPHNIIRHPDMPRIIFKLLWDKVKNKEEIFAYVKNLSFDGGHYWVYANITASIDQSGSIIGYYSVRRKANPKALQVIEPLYAKLLELEKTGSMEASSAYLTDLLNQKGVSYEEFSNTLQRL from the coding sequence ATGCAAAAGCCTATCCCCAATAACAAGGAACACAGTGTAAGTGCTGATGCGTTTTTGGTTTCTAAAACAGATACCCATGGCAAAATTACTTACTGCAATGAACCTTTCATCAAAATTGTGGGCGCGAGTGAACAAGATATTCTTGGTAAACCGCATAATATCATCCGCCATCCCGATATGCCTCGTATTATTTTCAAACTTTTATGGGATAAAGTCAAAAATAAAGAAGAAATTTTTGCCTATGTCAAAAATCTAAGCTTTGACGGGGGGCATTATTGGGTCTATGCAAACATAACGGCCTCAATCGATCAATCAGGAAGTATTATTGGCTATTACTCGGTAAGACGAAAAGCCAATCCTAAAGCACTTCAAGTTATTGAACCGCTGTATGCCAAATTATTAGAGCTTGAAAAGACAGGTAGCATGGAAGCTTCTTCTGCCTATCTCACCGATCTATTAAATCAAAAAGGAGTCAGTTATGAAGAATTTTCTAACACGTTGCAACGATTATAA